A section of the Streptomyces sp. NBC_01591 genome encodes:
- a CDS encoding phosphomannomutase/phosphoglucomutase: protein MAADLSQIVKAYDVRGVVPDQWDESLAEQFGAAFVEVTDADAIVIGHDMRPSSPGLSAAFARGATARGADVTLIGLCSTDQLYFASGSLGLPGAMFTASHNPARYNGIKLCRAGAAPVGQNTGLLEIRALVEKWSGTGVPQPVATPGTVTERDTLAEYAAHLLSLVDLTSVRPLKVVVDAGNGMGGHTVPTVFANLPVDLVPMYFELDGSFPNHEANPLDPKNLVDLQARVVSEGADLGLAFDGDADRCFVVDERGEGISPSAITALVAARELARNGGKGTVIHNLITSLSVPEVVRENGGTPVRTRVGHSFIKAEMAEHGAIFGGEHSAHYYFRDFWNADTGMLAALHVLAALGGAQGPLSELVARYDRYVGSGEINSTVADQPGRTAAVRAFFATRDGVTTDDLDGLTVTAPDWWFNLRASNTEPLLRLNVEARDERTMTAVRDEVLAMVRAPGA, encoded by the coding sequence GTGGCTGCTGATCTGTCGCAGATCGTGAAGGCGTACGACGTGCGCGGAGTGGTGCCCGATCAGTGGGACGAATCGCTGGCCGAGCAGTTCGGGGCGGCGTTCGTCGAGGTGACGGACGCGGACGCGATCGTGATCGGCCACGACATGCGGCCCTCATCGCCCGGCCTCTCGGCAGCCTTCGCACGCGGAGCCACGGCGCGCGGCGCGGACGTCACACTCATCGGCCTCTGCTCGACCGACCAGCTGTACTTCGCCTCGGGCAGCCTGGGCCTCCCCGGCGCGATGTTCACCGCGTCGCACAACCCGGCGCGGTACAACGGCATCAAGCTCTGCCGGGCGGGCGCCGCACCCGTGGGCCAGAACACCGGGCTCCTGGAGATCCGCGCCCTGGTCGAGAAATGGTCCGGGACCGGTGTCCCGCAGCCGGTCGCCACCCCCGGCACCGTCACCGAGCGCGACACGCTCGCCGAATACGCGGCCCACCTGCTGTCCCTGGTCGACCTGACGTCCGTCCGGCCGCTGAAGGTCGTCGTCGACGCCGGCAACGGCATGGGTGGCCACACCGTCCCCACCGTCTTCGCGAACCTGCCCGTCGACCTCGTACCGATGTACTTCGAACTCGACGGCAGCTTCCCCAACCACGAGGCCAACCCCCTCGACCCGAAGAACCTCGTCGACCTCCAGGCCCGGGTCGTGTCCGAGGGCGCCGACCTCGGCCTCGCCTTCGACGGCGACGCGGACCGCTGCTTCGTCGTCGACGAGCGGGGCGAGGGCATCTCACCGTCCGCGATCACCGCCCTGGTCGCGGCCCGGGAACTCGCCCGCAACGGCGGCAAGGGCACCGTCATCCACAACCTGATCACGTCCCTCTCGGTCCCCGAGGTCGTCCGCGAGAACGGCGGCACCCCGGTCCGTACCCGCGTGGGCCACTCCTTCATCAAGGCGGAGATGGCCGAGCACGGCGCGATCTTCGGCGGCGAGCACTCCGCGCACTACTACTTCCGCGACTTCTGGAACGCCGATACGGGCATGCTGGCCGCGCTCCACGTGCTCGCCGCGCTGGGGGGTGCGCAGGGCCCCCTGTCCGAACTGGTCGCCCGGTACGACCGCTACGTCGGCTCCGGCGAGATCAACTCCACGGTCGCCGACCAGCCGGGCCGCACGGCAGCGGTACGCGCGTTCTTCGCGACCCGCGACGGCGTCACGACCGACGACCTGGACGGCCTGACGGTCACGGCCCCGGACTGGTGGTTCAACCTCCGGGCCTCCAACACGGAACCCTTGCTGCGCCTGAACGTGGAGGCCCGCGACGAACGGACGATGACAGCGGTACGGGACGAGGTACTGGCCATGGTCCGAGCCCCCGGCGCTTGA
- a CDS encoding SIS domain-containing protein: protein MLDESLLDAPEALARADRRGLLRGAAEAGARVRTAARHAAEAGIAGLNPEGRPRAVLVAGSGTAASGVADLITALAGASAPVTRIHPTGVAPAAGAMRWTLPGWAGSVDLLLIVTADGSEPGLSLLAEQAYRRGCSVVAVTPRQSPLGEAIDGAHGLVVPMASAPHGEYDAETSAAGPGTLWALFTPLLVLLDRVGLVTAPAEALQSVADRLDRTAERCGPAIATYSNPAKTLAAELADSLPLIWTEGDAAAPVGRRFAAVLAELSGRPALAAELPEALPAHGAMLAGTFAAGADPDDFFRDRVDEPDPLHARVVLLRDRSTGGLSAAPAARELALGHDTAISELEPDEGTELEALAELLAVTDFAAVYLALASATGA from the coding sequence ATGCTCGACGAGTCGCTGCTCGACGCCCCGGAAGCCCTGGCCCGAGCCGACCGCCGCGGCCTGCTCCGCGGCGCCGCCGAGGCCGGGGCCCGGGTCCGTACCGCTGCCCGGCACGCCGCCGAGGCGGGGATCGCCGGACTGAACCCGGAGGGCCGCCCCCGCGCCGTACTGGTCGCGGGCTCCGGCACCGCCGCGTCCGGCGTCGCCGACCTGATCACCGCACTGGCAGGCGCCTCCGCGCCCGTCACCCGCATCCACCCCACCGGGGTCGCCCCCGCCGCGGGCGCGATGCGCTGGACGCTGCCCGGCTGGGCCGGCTCCGTGGACCTGCTGCTGATCGTCACGGCCGACGGCTCCGAGCCGGGCCTCTCCCTCCTCGCCGAACAGGCGTACCGCCGAGGCTGCAGCGTCGTCGCCGTCACCCCGCGCCAGTCACCGCTGGGCGAGGCGATCGACGGGGCGCACGGACTCGTCGTACCGATGGCCTCCGCCCCGCACGGCGAGTACGACGCCGAGACGTCGGCCGCGGGCCCCGGCACGCTCTGGGCACTGTTCACCCCGCTGCTCGTACTGCTGGACCGGGTCGGCCTGGTCACCGCGCCTGCCGAGGCGTTGCAGAGCGTCGCCGACCGTCTGGACCGCACCGCGGAACGCTGCGGTCCGGCCATCGCCACGTACAGCAACCCGGCCAAGACCCTCGCGGCCGAACTCGCCGACAGCCTGCCCCTCATCTGGACGGAGGGCGACGCCGCCGCTCCGGTCGGCCGCAGATTCGCCGCCGTCCTGGCCGAGCTGTCCGGCCGCCCGGCCCTCGCCGCCGAACTGCCCGAAGCGCTTCCCGCCCACGGCGCGATGCTGGCGGGCACATTCGCCGCGGGCGCCGACCCGGACGACTTCTTCCGCGACCGGGTCGACGAGCCCGATCCGCTGCACGCCCGCGTCGTACTGCTCCGCGACCGTTCCACCGGGGGACTGAGCGCTGCCCCCGCCGCCCGCGAACTGGCCCTCGGCCACGACACGGCGATCAGCGAACTGGAGCCGGACGAGGGAACCGAACTCGAAGCCCTCGCCGAACTGCTCGCGGTCACCGACTTCGCCGCCGTCTACCTGGCACTCGCCTCGGCAACCGGCGCCTGA
- a CDS encoding RDD family protein has protein sequence MSELVTGDAVVLGLRPAKLPSRALALAIDLAVVGAAFVLVSIGLAVATATLDDAALAAVSVAAFLLVLVGGPIAVETLSHGRSLGKLACGLRVVRDDGGPIRFRHALVRGAMGVVEILMTLGVVACIASLVSARGRRLGDVFAGTLVVRERVPAGRAAAVPPPPPWLVGRFAGLDLSAVPDSLWLAVRQYLTRMHQLDAQVGWSMAERLAGELAERTGVPVPEGVPAGAYLAAVVNERQARDSRRVFVAAQDGAAHGGSGGQAGRPVNGAPVSGVAARAPVGDVPSAVVARAGAPVPPAGAEDGRVPPAATGFAPPA, from the coding sequence ATGAGTGAGCTCGTGACCGGGGACGCGGTCGTGCTGGGGCTGCGGCCGGCGAAACTGCCGAGTCGGGCACTGGCACTGGCCATCGATCTTGCCGTGGTGGGGGCGGCGTTCGTCCTGGTGTCGATAGGACTGGCCGTCGCGACGGCGACGCTGGATGACGCGGCGCTCGCGGCAGTTTCCGTGGCGGCCTTCCTGCTGGTGCTGGTGGGCGGCCCGATCGCGGTGGAGACGCTCAGTCACGGGCGTTCGCTGGGGAAGCTGGCGTGCGGGCTGCGGGTGGTCCGGGACGACGGGGGGCCGATCCGGTTTCGGCATGCGCTGGTGCGTGGGGCCATGGGGGTCGTCGAGATTCTGATGACGCTCGGAGTCGTCGCCTGTATCGCCTCGCTGGTGTCGGCGCGGGGGCGGCGACTCGGGGATGTGTTCGCGGGGACGCTCGTCGTGCGGGAGCGGGTGCCCGCGGGACGGGCGGCTGCCGTGCCGCCTCCGCCACCATGGCTGGTCGGGCGGTTCGCGGGGCTGGATCTGTCGGCGGTGCCGGACTCTCTGTGGCTGGCCGTACGGCAGTACCTGACCCGTATGCATCAGCTCGACGCGCAGGTGGGTTGGTCGATGGCGGAGCGGCTGGCCGGGGAGTTGGCGGAGCGGACCGGAGTCCCGGTGCCGGAGGGGGTGCCGGCCGGGGCGTACCTGGCGGCGGTGGTGAACGAGCGGCAGGCGCGGGATTCCCGGAGGGTGTTCGTTGCCGCTCAGGACGGGGCTGCGCACGGTGGTTCCGGGGGGCAGGCGGGCCGGCCGGTGAATGGGGCTCCGGTGAGTGGGGTTGCCGCTCGGGCGCCTGTCGGGGACGTGCCTTCCGCGGTGGTTGCCAGGGCGGGTGCGCCCGTGCCGCCTGCGGGGGCGGAGGACGGTCGGGTGCCGCCTGCCGCTACGGGGTTCGCGCCGCCTGCCTAG
- a CDS encoding cation diffusion facilitator family transporter, whose amino-acid sequence MSASGGTKAIVAALAANLAIAVAKFVAFLFSGSSSMLAESVHSVADSGNQGLLLLGGKKAQREATPQHPFGYGRERYIYAFLVSIVLFSVGGMFAVYEGYEKIKHPHEIEAWYWPVGVLVFAIIAESFSFRTAIKESNQTRGSLSWKEFVRRAKAPELPVVLLEDLGALIGLVLALAGVGLALATGNGVWDGIGTLCIGALLIIIAIVLAAETKSLLLGEAAGTDQVEKIKAAVVDGDTVTKVIHMRTLHLGPEELLVAAKIAVQHDNTATEVANAINAAESRIREAVPIARVIYLEPDIYSETAAAAGTNPGKAPGGAPGNTPEGPGGGTPDTPTESAH is encoded by the coding sequence ATGAGTGCGTCAGGCGGAACCAAGGCGATCGTGGCGGCACTCGCCGCCAACCTCGCGATCGCAGTGGCCAAATTCGTGGCGTTCCTGTTCAGTGGCTCGTCGTCGATGCTCGCGGAGAGTGTCCACTCGGTCGCCGACTCGGGCAACCAGGGCCTGCTGCTGCTCGGCGGCAAGAAGGCCCAGCGCGAGGCCACCCCCCAGCACCCCTTCGGCTACGGCCGCGAGCGCTACATCTACGCATTCCTCGTCTCCATCGTGCTCTTCTCGGTCGGTGGCATGTTCGCGGTGTACGAGGGCTACGAGAAGATCAAGCACCCGCACGAGATCGAGGCCTGGTACTGGCCGGTCGGCGTGCTCGTCTTCGCGATCATCGCCGAGAGCTTCTCCTTCCGTACGGCCATCAAGGAGTCCAACCAGACCCGCGGATCGCTCTCCTGGAAGGAGTTCGTCCGCCGGGCGAAGGCCCCCGAACTCCCCGTCGTCCTGCTGGAGGACCTCGGCGCGCTGATCGGTCTGGTGCTCGCCCTCGCGGGTGTCGGCCTGGCCCTCGCGACCGGCAACGGCGTCTGGGACGGCATCGGAACCCTCTGCATCGGCGCCCTGCTGATCATCATCGCGATCGTGCTCGCCGCCGAGACGAAGTCCCTCCTGCTCGGCGAGGCCGCCGGCACCGACCAGGTCGAGAAGATCAAGGCCGCGGTCGTCGACGGCGACACGGTCACCAAGGTCATCCACATGCGTACGCTCCACCTCGGCCCGGAGGAACTCCTCGTCGCCGCCAAGATCGCGGTGCAGCACGACAACACGGCCACCGAGGTCGCCAACGCCATCAACGCCGCCGAGAGCCGGATCCGCGAGGCGGTCCCGATCGCCCGGGTCATCTATCTGGAACCGGACATCTACAGCGAGACCGCCGCCGCGGCCGGCACCAACCCTGGCAAGGCCCCGGGCGGAGCCCCCGGCAACACTCCCGAGGGTCCCGGAGGCGGCACCCCGGACACCCCGACGGAATCCGCCCACTGA
- a CDS encoding DUF5719 family protein — MKSSSLSLIAGTVALAAVTGFAALTAPGDGDTAEAKTAARLPVERSSLLCPAPGLSDLAETTYTSFAPAGGSGGEAGAAELQEATATAADDGKKGEKKDEEKGGKDEKPVVSLKEPGKPATAEVSGAGAPALVGTATGRLAPGWTTQQTTMVEAGGARGLLGVSCTGPGTDFWFPAASTAKSREDYVHLTNPDDTAAVADIELYGPDGSLKSDVGEGTTVPARSSVPVLISTLTSEVAEDVTVHVTTRTGRVGAVVRTADEATGSDWLAASADPTGTLVLPGIPADATSVRLVAFASGDDDAHLTVKLLGKTGAISPAGHQDLHVKSRMTAGVDLKDITKGEAGSLLLTPAGGRKGTPVVAALRVVRGTGDKQEVGYIPATGPVGARATVADNRDKGSVLSLTAPGATATVKVTASAGSEGGEQTVKKYTVKGGTTLAVTPPVPSGLKGGYALTVETESGGPVHAARTLTLTQDGIQMFTVQTLPDDRGTVEVPAAEQDLSVLDD; from the coding sequence GTGAAGTCCAGCAGCCTGTCCCTCATCGCGGGCACCGTAGCCCTCGCCGCCGTCACCGGATTCGCCGCGCTCACCGCGCCCGGCGACGGGGACACGGCAGAGGCGAAGACCGCCGCACGGCTGCCGGTGGAACGGTCCAGCCTGCTCTGCCCGGCCCCCGGTCTCTCGGACCTCGCGGAGACGACGTACACCTCCTTCGCCCCGGCGGGCGGCAGCGGCGGCGAGGCCGGTGCGGCCGAACTGCAGGAGGCCACCGCCACCGCGGCCGACGACGGGAAGAAGGGCGAGAAGAAGGACGAGGAGAAGGGCGGGAAGGACGAGAAGCCGGTCGTCTCGCTCAAGGAGCCCGGCAAACCGGCCACCGCCGAGGTGTCCGGTGCCGGCGCCCCCGCGCTGGTCGGCACCGCCACCGGCCGCCTGGCCCCCGGCTGGACCACCCAGCAGACCACCATGGTCGAGGCGGGCGGCGCCCGCGGCCTGCTCGGCGTCAGCTGCACCGGCCCCGGCACGGACTTCTGGTTCCCCGCCGCGAGCACCGCGAAGTCCCGCGAGGACTACGTCCACCTGACCAACCCGGACGACACCGCGGCCGTCGCCGACATCGAGCTGTACGGTCCGGACGGCTCCCTCAAGTCCGATGTCGGCGAGGGCACCACGGTGCCCGCCCGCTCCAGCGTGCCGGTCCTGATCTCCACGCTGACGAGTGAGGTCGCCGAGGACGTGACCGTCCACGTCACCACCCGTACCGGACGCGTCGGCGCGGTCGTCAGGACCGCGGACGAGGCGACCGGCAGCGACTGGCTGGCCGCCTCCGCCGACCCGACGGGCACCCTGGTGCTCCCCGGTATCCCCGCGGACGCCACCTCGGTCCGTCTCGTGGCCTTCGCATCGGGCGACGACGACGCCCACCTGACGGTGAAACTCCTCGGCAAGACCGGCGCGATCTCGCCCGCCGGACACCAGGACCTCCACGTCAAGTCGCGGATGACCGCGGGCGTCGACCTGAAGGACATCACCAAGGGCGAAGCCGGCTCCCTGCTGCTGACCCCGGCCGGGGGCAGGAAGGGCACCCCGGTGGTCGCCGCACTGCGCGTGGTCCGCGGCACCGGCGACAAGCAGGAGGTCGGCTACATCCCGGCGACCGGCCCGGTGGGCGCACGGGCGACCGTGGCCGACAACCGGGACAAGGGCTCGGTCCTCTCGCTCACCGCACCCGGGGCCACCGCCACCGTGAAGGTCACCGCGTCGGCGGGCAGCGAGGGCGGCGAACAGACCGTCAAGAAGTACACGGTCAAGGGCGGCACGACCCTGGCGGTCACCCCGCCCGTACCGTCCGGGCTCAAGGGCGGCTACGCCCTGACGGTCGAGACGGAGTCGGGCGGCCCGGTCCACGCCGCACGCACGCTCACCCTCACGCAGGACGGCATCCAGATGTTCACCGTGCAGACCCTGCCGGACGACCGCGGAACGGTCGAGGTGCCCGCGGCCGAACAGGACCTGTCGGTCCTCGACGACTGA
- a CDS encoding metallopeptidase family protein, protein MDSPVPPHPSEPRPRRRDRHGRGMRGPVAPPQVPLSASRAENFRDLVQDSVERLERRWPQLADVDFVVLDVPGTQEETVPLGQAVSAEKGRPAQIVVYRRPVEIRTKNRDERALLVHEVVVEQVAELLGLAPESVDPRYGQE, encoded by the coding sequence ATGGACAGTCCCGTACCGCCCCACCCGTCCGAGCCGCGCCCACGCCGCCGTGACCGCCATGGCCGCGGCATGCGGGGGCCCGTCGCCCCGCCCCAGGTGCCGCTCTCGGCCAGCAGGGCGGAGAACTTCCGCGATCTCGTGCAGGACTCGGTGGAACGGCTGGAGCGGCGCTGGCCGCAGCTGGCCGACGTCGACTTCGTGGTGCTCGACGTGCCGGGAACACAGGAGGAGACCGTGCCGCTGGGGCAGGCGGTCTCCGCGGAGAAGGGCCGGCCCGCGCAGATCGTGGTCTACCGGCGGCCCGTGGAGATCCGTACCAAGAACCGCGACGAGCGCGCCCTGCTGGTGCACGAGGTCGTGGTGGAGCAGGTCGCGGAGCTGCTCGGGCTCGCCCCGGAGTCCGTGGACCCGCGGTACGGGCAGGAGTAG
- a CDS encoding Trm112 family protein, giving the protein MPLEAGLLEILACPACHAPLDDRSAADSPELVCTGKDCGLAYPVRDGIPVLLVDEARRPA; this is encoded by the coding sequence ATGCCGCTCGAAGCCGGCCTCCTGGAGATCCTCGCCTGCCCGGCCTGCCACGCCCCGCTCGACGACCGGTCCGCAGCCGACAGCCCCGAACTGGTCTGCACCGGCAAGGACTGCGGCCTGGCCTACCCGGTACGGGACGGCATCCCCGTCCTCCTCGTCGACGAGGCCCGCCGCCCCGCGTAA
- the ahcY gene encoding adenosylhomocysteinase, whose amino-acid sequence MTTVANRQDFKVADLSLATFGRKEITLAEHEMPGLMSIRKEYAATQPLAGARITGSLHMTVQTAVLIETLVALGAEVRWASCNIFSTQDHAAAAIAVGPNGTPEAPAGVPVFAWKGETLEEYWWCTEQALTWPNTPTGGPNMILDDGGDATLLVHKGVEFEKAGAAPDPSTADSEEYAHILTLLNRTLGESPQKWTQLASEIRGVTEETTTGVHRLYEMHRDGTLLFPAINVNDAVTKSKFDNKYGCRHSLIDGINRATDVLIGGKTAVVCGYGDVGKGCAESLRGQGARVIVTEIDPICALQAAMDGYQVATLDDVVGQADIFVTTTGNKDIIMATDMAKMKHQAIVGNIGHFDNEIDMAGLAQIDGIVKDEVKPQVHTWTFPDGKVLIVLSEGRLLNLGNATGHPSFVMSNSFADQTLAQIELFTKPEEYPTDVYVLPKHLDEKVARLHLDALGVRLTTLRPEQAAYIGVEVDGPYKPDHYRY is encoded by the coding sequence ATGACGACGGTCGCCAATCGACAGGACTTCAAGGTCGCCGACCTCTCCCTCGCGACGTTCGGCCGCAAGGAGATCACCCTCGCCGAGCACGAGATGCCCGGCCTGATGTCGATCCGCAAGGAGTACGCCGCCACGCAGCCGCTGGCCGGCGCCCGCATCACCGGTTCGCTGCACATGACCGTGCAGACGGCCGTGCTGATCGAGACCCTGGTCGCCCTCGGCGCCGAGGTCCGCTGGGCCTCCTGCAACATCTTCTCGACCCAGGACCACGCCGCCGCGGCCATCGCCGTCGGCCCGAACGGCACCCCGGAAGCCCCGGCGGGCGTCCCGGTCTTCGCCTGGAAGGGCGAGACGCTGGAGGAGTACTGGTGGTGCACGGAGCAGGCCCTGACCTGGCCGAACACCCCCACCGGCGGCCCGAACATGATCCTCGACGACGGTGGTGACGCCACCCTCCTCGTCCACAAGGGCGTCGAGTTCGAGAAGGCCGGCGCAGCCCCGGACCCGTCGACCGCGGACAGCGAGGAGTACGCCCACATCCTCACCCTGCTGAACCGCACCCTCGGCGAGTCCCCGCAGAAGTGGACCCAGCTGGCGTCCGAGATCCGCGGCGTCACCGAAGAGACCACGACCGGTGTGCACCGGCTGTACGAGATGCACCGCGACGGCACCCTCCTCTTCCCGGCGATCAACGTCAACGACGCCGTCACCAAGTCCAAGTTCGACAACAAGTACGGCTGCCGCCACTCGTTGATCGACGGCATCAACCGCGCCACGGACGTCCTGATCGGCGGCAAGACCGCCGTCGTCTGCGGCTACGGCGACGTGGGCAAGGGCTGCGCGGAGTCCCTGCGCGGCCAGGGCGCCCGGGTGATCGTCACGGAGATCGACCCGATCTGCGCCCTGCAGGCGGCGATGGACGGCTACCAGGTCGCCACCCTCGACGACGTCGTCGGCCAGGCCGACATCTTCGTCACCACGACGGGCAACAAGGACATCATCATGGCCACCGACATGGCCAAGATGAAGCACCAGGCCATCGTCGGGAACATCGGCCACTTCGACAACGAGATCGACATGGCCGGTCTGGCGCAGATCGACGGCATCGTCAAGGACGAGGTCAAGCCGCAGGTCCACACCTGGACGTTCCCCGACGGCAAGGTCCTCATCGTGCTGTCCGAGGGCCGCCTGCTGAACCTGGGCAACGCCACCGGCCACCCCTCGTTCGTCATGTCCAACTCGTTCGCGGACCAGACCCTGGCCCAGATCGAGCTGTTCACCAAGCCCGAGGAGTACCCGACCGATGTCTACGTGCTGCCCAAGCACCTGGACGAGAAGGTCGCCCGTCTCCACCTCGACGCGCTCGGCGTGAGGCTCACGACGCTCCGCCCCGAGCAGGCCGCGTACATCGGTGTCGAGGTCGACGGCCCGTACAAGCCCGACCACTACCGCTACTGA
- the manA gene encoding mannose-6-phosphate isomerase, class I, with protein MDRLSNTVRPYAWGSTTAIPELLGIAPTGEPQAEMWMGAHPGAPSLLTRITGTGTSTGTGTGEAGSQQPLTDVIAADPERELGRATVEKFGPRLPFLLKLLAAGAPLSLQVHPDLAQAKRGYEDEERRSVPIDAPHRTYKDANHKPELICALTPFAGLCGFRRPTEAAEAMAALGVDSLKPYVDLLGAHPEEAALREVLTAILGADPAEMAETVNLAAAAAERLGGAHTPYARIAHHFPGDPGVIAAMLLNYVELQPGEALFLGAGVPHAYLDGLGVEIMANSDNVLRCGLTPKHIDVPELLRIVRFEATEPGVLRPEASPSGEELYETPVDEFRLSRFDLSPGAAPVDLTRDTPQILLCTGGAPKAGELDLAPGASVFVPSGEKVEVSGTGTLFRATVVA; from the coding sequence ATGGACCGGCTCTCCAACACCGTGCGCCCTTACGCCTGGGGCTCCACCACAGCCATCCCCGAACTGCTCGGCATCGCCCCCACCGGCGAACCCCAGGCCGAGATGTGGATGGGCGCCCATCCCGGCGCCCCCTCCCTCCTCACCCGCATAACCGGCACCGGCACCAGCACCGGCACCGGCACCGGAGAGGCAGGTTCCCAACAGCCCCTCACCGATGTCATCGCCGCCGACCCCGAGCGCGAACTGGGCCGGGCCACCGTCGAGAAGTTCGGCCCCCGCCTCCCCTTCCTCCTCAAGCTGCTCGCAGCCGGCGCCCCGCTCTCCCTCCAGGTCCACCCCGACCTCGCGCAGGCCAAGCGGGGCTACGAGGACGAGGAGCGCCGGTCCGTCCCGATCGACGCGCCCCACCGCACGTACAAGGACGCCAACCACAAGCCCGAGCTGATCTGCGCGCTCACCCCCTTCGCCGGCCTGTGCGGCTTCCGCCGGCCCACCGAGGCGGCCGAGGCGATGGCGGCACTCGGCGTCGACTCCCTCAAGCCGTACGTCGACCTGCTCGGCGCCCACCCCGAAGAGGCCGCCCTGCGCGAGGTCCTCACCGCGATCCTCGGCGCAGACCCCGCGGAGATGGCCGAAACGGTGAACCTGGCCGCGGCCGCCGCCGAACGCCTCGGTGGCGCCCACACCCCGTACGCCCGGATCGCCCACCACTTCCCCGGCGACCCCGGCGTCATCGCGGCGATGCTGCTGAACTACGTGGAACTCCAGCCCGGCGAAGCCCTGTTCCTCGGCGCGGGCGTTCCGCACGCCTACCTCGACGGCCTCGGCGTCGAGATCATGGCCAACTCGGACAACGTGCTGCGCTGCGGACTCACGCCCAAGCACATCGACGTACCCGAACTGCTGCGCATCGTCCGCTTCGAGGCGACCGAGCCCGGCGTCCTGCGTCCCGAGGCGTCGCCTTCCGGCGAGGAGCTGTACGAGACGCCCGTGGACGAATTCCGGCTCTCGCGCTTCGACCTCTCGCCCGGCGCCGCTCCCGTCGACCTGACCAGGGACACCCCGCAGATCCTGCTCTGCACCGGGGGAGCCCCGAAGGCGGGCGAACTCGATCTTGCACCCGGCGCCTCCGTGTTCGTACCCTCCGGAGAAAAGGTCGAAGTGTCCGGTACGGGAACTCTGTTCCGCGCCACAGTGGTGGCCTGA
- a CDS encoding DUF3499 domain-containing protein, with product MSPVRRCSRTACGRPAVATLTYVYADSTAVLGPLATYAEPHCYDLCAEHSERLTAPRGWEVVRLSDPSAPTRPSGDDLEALANAVREAARPQDRGTDGRGSGPHAADPMEVARRGHLRVLRSPDS from the coding sequence GTGAGCCCTGTACGTCGCTGTTCGCGCACCGCGTGCGGCCGCCCTGCCGTCGCGACACTGACGTACGTCTATGCCGACTCGACTGCGGTCCTCGGCCCGCTCGCCACCTATGCCGAGCCCCACTGCTACGACCTCTGCGCCGAGCACAGTGAGCGGCTGACGGCACCACGCGGCTGGGAAGTCGTCCGGCTCTCCGACCCCTCCGCCCCCACCCGCCCCAGCGGCGACGATCTCGAAGCGCTCGCCAATGCCGTACGGGAAGCGGCGCGGCCGCAGGACCGCGGAACAGACGGGCGGGGCAGCGGTCCGCACGCCGCCGATCCGATGGAGGTCGCGCGCCGCGGCCACCTGAGGGTGCTGCGCTCACCGGACTCCTGA